In Pseudomonas saudiphocaensis, one DNA window encodes the following:
- the murC gene encoding UDP-N-acetylmuramate--L-alanine ligase: protein MAKSPAAVKAEVRRMRRIRRIHFVGIGGVGMCGIAEVLLNLGYEVSGSDLKESPSTQRLQSFGASIFIGHQAGNVTGADVLVVSSAVNASNPEVALALEQRIPVVPRAEMLAELMRYRHGIAVAGTHGKTTTTSLLASVFAAGGLDPTFVIGGRLTAAGTNAQLGSSRYLIAEADESDASFLHLQPMVAVVTNIDADHMSTYGGDFGKLKKTFIEFLHNLPFYGLAVLCVDDPVVREILPQIGRPTTTYGVSEDADVRAVNIRQEGMRTWFTVLRAGCEPLDVSVRMPGKHNVLNALATIAIATDEGIDDEAIVQGLSEFGGVGRRFQVYGELPVEDGSVMLVDDYGHHPREVAAVIQAIRDGWPERRLVMVYQPHRFTRTRDLYEDFVQVLAEANVLLLMEVYPAGEEPIPGADSRRLCHSIRQRGQLDPIYIERGVELAPLVKPLLRAGDILLCQGAGDIGGLAPQLINSPLFADTSAVRKSE from the coding sequence ATGGCTAAGTCGCCAGCTGCCGTGAAGGCAGAAGTACGGCGTATGCGCCGTATCCGCCGCATTCATTTCGTCGGTATCGGCGGGGTGGGCATGTGCGGTATCGCCGAAGTGCTGCTTAATCTCGGCTATGAGGTCTCTGGCTCCGATCTCAAGGAGTCGCCCAGCACCCAGCGCCTGCAGAGTTTCGGTGCGAGCATCTTTATCGGCCATCAGGCGGGCAACGTTACCGGCGCCGATGTGCTGGTGGTGTCCAGTGCGGTCAATGCCAGTAACCCGGAAGTGGCGCTGGCACTGGAACAGCGTATTCCGGTGGTGCCGCGTGCGGAAATGCTCGCCGAGCTGATGCGCTACCGTCACGGTATTGCCGTGGCCGGTACTCATGGCAAGACCACCACCACCAGTCTGCTGGCCTCGGTATTTGCCGCTGGCGGGCTTGATCCGACCTTCGTCATTGGCGGTCGCCTGACGGCCGCCGGTACCAACGCGCAGCTGGGCAGCAGCCGCTACCTGATTGCCGAGGCCGACGAGAGCGACGCCAGCTTCCTTCACTTGCAGCCCATGGTAGCTGTGGTTACCAACATCGACGCCGACCACATGAGCACCTACGGTGGCGACTTCGGCAAGCTGAAGAAGACCTTCATCGAATTCCTTCACAATCTGCCGTTCTACGGGCTGGCCGTGCTCTGCGTGGACGACCCGGTGGTGCGTGAAATCCTGCCGCAAATAGGCCGGCCGACGACCACCTACGGGGTCAGCGAGGATGCCGACGTGCGGGCGGTGAATATCCGCCAGGAAGGCATGCGTACCTGGTTCACCGTACTGCGTGCCGGTTGCGAGCCGCTCGACGTTTCGGTGCGAATGCCGGGCAAGCACAACGTGCTCAACGCCCTGGCAACCATTGCGATCGCCACCGACGAAGGCATCGACGACGAGGCCATCGTCCAGGGCCTGTCGGAGTTCGGCGGCGTCGGTCGGCGCTTCCAGGTCTACGGCGAGCTGCCGGTTGAAGACGGCAGCGTGATGCTGGTGGATGACTATGGCCACCATCCGCGTGAGGTTGCGGCCGTGATCCAGGCAATCCGTGACGGCTGGCCCGAGCGCCGCCTGGTGATGGTCTATCAGCCGCATCGTTTCACCCGTACCCGCGATCTCTACGAGGACTTCGTGCAGGTGCTGGCAGAGGCCAATGTACTGCTGCTGATGGAGGTCTACCCGGCGGGCGAGGAGCCGATCCCCGGTGCCGACAGCCGCCGCTTGTGCCACAGCATTCGCCAGCGGGGCCAGCTCGATCCGATCTACATCGAGCGTGGCGTCGAGTTGGCGCCACTGGTCAAGCCGCTGCTGCGTGCCGGCGACATTCTGCTGTGCCAGGGCGCCGGCGATATCGGCGGGCTGGCGCCACAACTGATCAACAGTCCGCTGTTTGCGGATACAAGTGCTGTGAGGAAGAGTGAATGA
- a CDS encoding D-alanine--D-alanine ligase — MTALQSTRDPKAFGRVAVLYGGKSAEREVSLKSGAAVLSALQAAGVDAFGIDVGDDFLQRLSAERIDRAFIVLHGRGGEDGSMQGLLECAGIPYTGSGILASALAMDKLRTKQVWQSLGLPTPRHAVLASEADCRAAAESLGFPLIVKPAHEGSSIGMAKVDDTAALIEAWQAACTYDSQVLVEQWIQGPEYTIATLRGEVLPPIGLGTPHAFYDYEAKYLADDTQYRIPCGLDADKERELRTLSARACEAVGIRGWARVDVMQDAAGAFWLLEVNTVPGMTDHSLVPMAARAVGLDFQQLVLAILDASMAGN, encoded by the coding sequence ATGACGGCCTTGCAATCGACCCGTGATCCCAAGGCCTTTGGCCGGGTCGCCGTCCTCTACGGTGGCAAGAGCGCGGAGCGTGAAGTCTCCTTGAAGTCCGGTGCAGCAGTGCTTTCTGCCCTGCAGGCGGCGGGCGTCGATGCCTTTGGCATCGATGTGGGCGATGACTTTCTGCAACGTCTGAGCGCGGAGCGCATCGACCGCGCCTTTATCGTCCTGCACGGGCGCGGTGGCGAGGACGGCAGCATGCAGGGGCTGCTTGAATGTGCAGGAATTCCCTATACCGGGAGCGGCATCCTGGCTTCCGCCCTGGCCATGGACAAATTGCGCACCAAGCAGGTTTGGCAGAGCCTCGGGCTGCCGACGCCACGCCATGCGGTACTGGCCAGTGAAGCCGATTGCCGGGCTGCAGCAGAGAGCCTGGGCTTTCCGCTGATCGTCAAGCCGGCCCACGAGGGTTCCAGTATCGGCATGGCCAAGGTCGACGATACCGCTGCGCTGATTGAGGCCTGGCAGGCCGCCTGTACCTACGACTCTCAGGTTCTGGTCGAGCAATGGATTCAGGGCCCGGAATACACCATCGCCACGCTGCGTGGCGAGGTATTGCCTCCGATAGGTCTGGGCACGCCGCACGCCTTTTACGACTACGAGGCCAAGTACCTGGCCGATGACACCCAGTACCGGATTCCCTGCGGCCTGGATGCAGACAAGGAGCGGGAGTTGCGGACGCTTAGCGCGCGGGCTTGCGAAGCCGTGGGCATCCGAGGCTGGGCGCGTGTGGATGTCATGCAGGATGCCGCCGGTGCCTTCTGGCTGCTGGAAGTCAACACCGTTCCGGGGATGACCGATCACAGCCTGGTGCCGATGGCCGCCCGCGCGGTCGGACTGGATTTCCAGCAACTGGTGCTGGCCATCCTCGATGCCAGCATGGCGGGGAACTGA
- a CDS encoding cell division protein FtsQ/DivIB — MITTLRHSQPAKGRATRKPVQRGASRLVQREPLSARLPRPNFDVIKRILWPLLLLALAVGLYELGQRLMPYADRPISKVSVRGDLTYVDQLAVQERMAPFVEANFFAVDLDGLRQDLEKMPWIAHVEVRRVWPDQVTVHLEEHLPIARWGDEALLNNSGQAFTPNDLARYEHLPQLHGPKRAQQRVMQQYQMLSQMLRPLGFSIERLELRARGSWFVTTGQGVELLLGRDQIVEKMRRFTAIYQQALAQESGKIARIDLRYANGLAVAWHEPSPTAAESSAVAKN; from the coding sequence ATGATTACCACGCTGCGTCACTCACAACCTGCCAAGGGCCGCGCTACGCGTAAGCCGGTGCAGCGTGGTGCGAGCCGTCTGGTGCAGCGTGAACCCCTGTCGGCCCGTTTGCCGCGGCCGAACTTCGATGTGATCAAGCGCATCCTCTGGCCGCTGTTGCTGCTGGCACTGGCCGTCGGGCTGTACGAGCTGGGTCAGCGCCTGATGCCCTATGCCGATCGGCCGATTTCCAAGGTCAGCGTTCGGGGCGATCTGACTTATGTCGATCAGTTGGCCGTGCAGGAACGCATGGCGCCCTTCGTTGAGGCCAATTTCTTCGCGGTGGATCTGGATGGCTTGCGCCAGGACCTCGAAAAGATGCCCTGGATCGCCCATGTCGAGGTGCGCCGCGTCTGGCCGGATCAGGTCACGGTACATCTTGAAGAGCATCTGCCCATCGCCCGCTGGGGGGATGAAGCGCTGTTGAACAACAGTGGTCAGGCTTTCACGCCCAATGACCTGGCCCGTTATGAACACCTGCCGCAACTGCATGGTCCGAAGCGGGCTCAGCAGCGCGTAATGCAGCAATACCAGATGCTCAGCCAGATGCTGCGGCCGCTTGGCTTTTCCATCGAGCGTCTGGAGCTACGCGCGCGCGGCAGCTGGTTCGTAACCACCGGCCAGGGTGTCGAGCTGTTGCTGGGCAGGGATCAGATAGTCGAAAAAATGCGTCGCTTCACTGCCATTTACCAGCAGGCGCTGGCGCAGGAGAGCGGAAAAATTGCGCGGATCGACCTCCGCTATGCCAACGGCCTGGCCGTGGCGTGGCACGAGCCGAGTCCGACTGCGGCGGAGTCGTCCGCCGTTGCGAAGAATTGA
- the ftsA gene encoding cell division protein FtsA, producing MSSVQSGKMIVGLDIGTSKVVALVGEVTPDGELEIVGIGTHPSRGLKKGVVVNIESTVQSIQRAVEEAQLMAGCRIHSAFVGLAGNHIRSLNSHGIVAIRDREVSSADLERVLDAAQAVAIPADQRVLHTLPQDYVIDNQEGVREPLGMSGVRLEAKVHVVTCAVNAAQNIEKCVRRCGLEVDDIILEQLASAHAVLTDDEKELGVCLVDIGGGTTDICIFTEGAIRHTAVIPIAGDQVTNDIAMALRTPTQYAEEIKIRYACALAKLAGPGETIQVPSVGDRPPRELSRQALAEVVEPRYDELFTLIQAELRRSGYEDLVPAGIVLTGGTAKMEGAVELAEEIFHMPVRLGAPHSFQGLTDVVRNPIYSTGVGLLLYGMRKQAEGTPMSGLGHYAEDTKPSVVERLKSWIQGNF from the coding sequence ATGTCTAGCGTGCAAAGCGGCAAGATGATCGTCGGTCTCGATATCGGCACCTCCAAGGTGGTGGCGCTGGTGGGCGAAGTGACGCCCGACGGCGAGCTCGAGATCGTCGGGATCGGTACACACCCCTCGCGTGGCCTGAAGAAGGGCGTGGTGGTCAACATCGAATCCACCGTGCAGTCGATCCAGCGTGCAGTGGAGGAGGCCCAGCTGATGGCCGGCTGCCGTATCCACTCTGCATTCGTCGGCCTGGCCGGCAACCATATCCGCAGCCTCAACTCACACGGCATCGTCGCCATCCGCGATCGCGAGGTTAGCAGCGCGGATCTGGAGCGCGTGCTGGATGCTGCCCAAGCCGTCGCCATCCCGGCGGATCAGCGGGTGCTGCACACCCTGCCGCAGGATTATGTGATCGACAATCAGGAAGGCGTGCGCGAGCCGCTGGGCATGTCCGGCGTGCGTCTGGAAGCGAAGGTGCATGTCGTCACCTGTGCGGTAAATGCAGCACAGAACATCGAGAAGTGCGTGCGTCGCTGCGGCCTGGAAGTGGATGACATCATCCTCGAGCAGCTGGCCTCGGCACATGCGGTACTGACCGACGACGAGAAGGAACTGGGTGTTTGCCTGGTGGACATCGGCGGCGGCACCACCGATATCTGCATCTTCACCGAGGGTGCGATCCGGCATACCGCAGTCATCCCCATCGCCGGTGATCAGGTCACCAACGACATCGCCATGGCGCTGCGTACACCCACGCAGTACGCCGAGGAAATCAAGATCCGTTACGCGTGTGCGCTCGCCAAGTTGGCCGGGCCCGGCGAGACCATTCAGGTACCGAGTGTCGGGGATCGCCCGCCGCGGGAACTCTCGCGTCAGGCACTGGCCGAAGTGGTCGAGCCGCGCTACGACGAGCTTTTCACCCTGATCCAGGCCGAATTGCGTCGCAGCGGTTATGAGGATCTGGTGCCGGCCGGCATCGTTCTCACCGGCGGTACGGCGAAGATGGAAGGCGCCGTTGAGCTGGCCGAGGAAATCTTCCACATGCCGGTGCGCCTGGGCGCACCGCACAGTTTCCAGGGACTGACGGACGTTGTCCGTAACCCCATCTATTCAACGGGCGTGGGTCTGTTGCTGTACGGCATGCGCAAGCAGGCCGAGGGAACGCCCATGTCCGGTCTCGGCCATTACGCCGAAGACACCAAACCATCTGTCGTGGAAAGGCTGAAAAGCTGGATCCAGGGCAATTTCTGA